Genomic window (Zingiber officinale cultivar Zhangliang chromosome 2B, Zo_v1.1, whole genome shotgun sequence):
TGGTCTTGCCTCCTTCACAAACACACATGGAGACCTGGCTAACAAAGGTGGACTTCAATCCTGTACATATACATGGCCGGACTTTGCTTGAACAATAATTCTTTAGTCGAAAAGGGAAAGGAAAGATGCACATCTTGCCTCCATTCAGCACTATCGATTCCGCAAACAAAGGGAGCTACCACATCCAAACTGTGAATCCACATATTGCACATGTTCCATTGTTACAGGTGCTCACGGGTTTCGATATTTTCGAAGATCGATATGTTAGTAGAAACATGCCAGTGAACTCGAGCCGTTCATTGGATAGGTCGTCCATCGAGATGAACGAGAGCTATAGACTCAAATTTTGCAATCTGTTCACTGATCCAACTGCAATGCTAACAAGTGTGGCCATGTGCAGAAACAAGTTAAACAGTTATAAGAAACAATTAACAAAATAGTTCTCCAACCTGAAATGTCCTGCTCGATAGTCCGCTCAAGCCTGCCCTGCCACTCCATGCAACTCTTAACCATTTGCCTCAGTTCCCGAATTTCATTGCGGATTCGAGCCATTTCGCTTCTCAATTCATGCACGGCCTCCCTTTCCTGTCAAGTTGGAGATCGAACATGCTCATCGCACAGGAGCAGAGATTTTCTTAACAAATTTGTGGATGTGCCAAGGTTTGAATGATAATGCAGCATTGGTACCAGAGATGATGAGACAGAATCAACTTGTTCCAAATTTTGGTGCTCAGCTAAATCTTTGTAGAAGCAATTCCCTGCTCGCCTCCGCCGCCGCTGTATGAACGACAAGATCAACTTGTTCATCTTATCAGAGAAGTCGCTTGCGAGGGAAGTGGAGACTCTTCTCCTGTGAGGAAACAGCAAGATATATTGCTCGATTTGAGGAATCTGGGGCTTCCAAAGATTCGGGAACAAGTTATACCTGTCGAGAAGCTCCCTTATTTCCACATTGTCTGTGAAATTCTCAGAGGAATCATGTCTTCTTGCTACCCTCCATCCTCTGCGTGAGTTTGAGTCCTCATCACTGTGCCAACTGATCGACTGCGACGAGCATCTGCCATCCCAAGAACCATCAAATTGTTCAGTAGAACATGGACTGCCGGAACATTCAGCATGGAACAGAACATTCGCTGCATTGCTTGTATTCGTTGAGATCTCGCCATTTCCGGTGGGGCTCTGAACCTCCACAATTGGATTTCTGCAGATAGCAACGGCATAAGAACATTGTAATTCTACAATAAAA
Coding sequences:
- the LOC122045614 gene encoding uncharacterized protein LOC122045614 isoform X2; translated protein: MASSGSRMLTAGVADDVRPNGRASSLIRMWRELEAEAGAGLASNHCAESAADAVASDGSGLVDGLGDWTSDAMTTASSEPVSSFPYFRFNEIDQSRVGDDDNKAGMLRGAGEGSGVLSPRRLRGRGGTQSFKGRMEHERRRELVALADRLSVSRFAHRGRLQSMLKLRSLERQTAVLDRMRCFPCRMDSDRPYNQSTISYLRNPIVEVQSPTGNGEISTNTSNAANVLFHAECSGSPCSTEQFDGSWDGRCSSQSISWHSDEDSNSRRGWRVARRHDSSENFTDNVEIRELLDRRRVSTSLASDFSDKMNKLILSFIQRRRRRAGNCFYKDLAEHQNLEQVDSVSSSLEREAVHELRSEMARIRNEIRELRQMVKSCMEWQGRLERTIEQDISVGSVNRLQNLSL
- the LOC122045614 gene encoding uncharacterized protein LOC122045614 isoform X1 → MASSGSRMLTAGVADDVRPNGRASSLIRMWRELEAEAGAGLASNHCAESAADAVASDGSGLVDGLGDWTSDAMTTASSEPVSSFPYFRFNEIDQSRVGDDDNKAGMLRGAGEGSGVLSPRRLRGRGGTQSFKGRMEHERRRELVALADRLSVSRFAHRGRLQSMLKLRSLERQTAVLDRMRCFPCRMDSDRPYNQSTISYLRNPIVEVQSPTGNGEISTNTSNAANVLFHAECSGSPCSTEQFDGSWDGRCSSQSISWHSDEDSNSRRGWRVARRHDSSENFTDNVEIRELLDRRRVSTSLASDFSDKMNKLILSFIQRRRRRAGNCFYKDLAEHQNLEQVDSVSSSLEREAVHELRSEMARIRNEIRELRQMVKSCMEWQGRLERTIEQDISGWRTILLIVSYNCLTCFCTWPHLLALQLDQ